A region from the Sphingomonas sp. S2-65 genome encodes:
- a CDS encoding NAD(P)H-dependent flavin oxidoreductase, with product MFKGLTPINYNGREVWPLVEGGKGVAATNHASAGAWAAAGGIGTVSAVNADSYDAEGKIIPQIYRALTRRERHEELVQYAIEGAVEQVKRAFEISNGKGAVNINVLWEMGGAQRVLHGVLERTRGMVAGVTCGAGMPYKLSEIAASYNVSYLPIVSSGRAFRALWKRAYSKAQEWLAAVVYEDPWLAGGHNGLSNAEDPLAPQDPYPRVKALRDTMREGGIPDDVPIVMAGGVWYLRDWNDWIDNPELGKIAFQFGTRPLLTQESPIPQEWKQKLMEIEEGEVLLHRFSPTGFYSSAVRNPFLRSLEARSERQIPYSTENAGDHSFQLDVGVKGKNFWVTRGDLLRAREWFGLGYTSALKTPDNTLVFVTPEEQQIIRKDQADCMGCLSQCAFSSWADTETNSTGRLADPRSFCIQKTLQDIAHGGPTDQNLMFAGHAAYNFKRDPFYSNGFVPSVKQLVDRILTGD from the coding sequence TTGTTCAAGGGTCTGACGCCCATCAACTATAACGGTCGCGAAGTGTGGCCGCTGGTCGAGGGCGGCAAGGGCGTGGCGGCAACCAACCACGCGAGCGCGGGCGCATGGGCGGCGGCGGGCGGCATCGGCACGGTAAGCGCGGTGAATGCCGACAGCTATGACGCCGAGGGCAAGATCATCCCCCAAATCTATCGCGCGCTGACGCGGCGCGAACGCCACGAGGAGCTGGTCCAGTACGCGATCGAAGGCGCGGTGGAGCAGGTCAAGCGCGCGTTCGAGATCTCGAACGGCAAGGGCGCGGTGAACATCAACGTGCTGTGGGAGATGGGCGGCGCGCAGCGGGTGCTGCACGGCGTGCTGGAGCGTACCCGCGGCATGGTGGCGGGCGTTACCTGCGGAGCGGGCATGCCGTACAAGCTGAGCGAGATCGCCGCGTCGTACAACGTTTCCTACCTGCCGATCGTGAGCTCCGGCCGCGCCTTCCGCGCGCTGTGGAAGCGGGCTTATTCCAAGGCGCAGGAATGGCTGGCGGCGGTGGTCTATGAGGATCCCTGGCTCGCCGGCGGGCATAACGGGCTGTCCAACGCCGAGGATCCGCTGGCGCCGCAGGATCCTTATCCGCGCGTGAAGGCACTGCGCGACACGATGCGCGAAGGCGGCATTCCCGACGACGTGCCGATCGTGATGGCCGGCGGCGTCTGGTATCTGCGCGACTGGAACGACTGGATCGACAATCCCGAGCTCGGCAAGATCGCCTTTCAGTTCGGCACGCGGCCGCTGCTGACCCAGGAAAGCCCCATTCCCCAGGAATGGAAGCAGAAGCTGATGGAGATCGAGGAAGGCGAAGTGCTGCTGCACCGCTTCTCGCCGACCGGCTTCTATTCCAGCGCGGTGCGCAACCCCTTCCTGCGCAGCCTGGAGGCGCGGTCCGAGCGCCAGATCCCCTATTCCACCGAGAATGCGGGCGATCACAGCTTCCAGCTGGACGTGGGCGTGAAGGGCAAGAACTTCTGGGTGACGCGGGGCGACCTGCTGCGCGCGCGCGAGTGGTTCGGCCTTGGCTATACCTCGGCGCTCAAGACGCCGGACAACACGCTGGTGTTCGTCACGCCCGAGGAACAGCAGATCATCCGCAAGGACCAGGCCGACTGCATGGGGTGCCTGAGCCAGTGCGCTTTCTCGAGCTGGGCGGATACCGAGACCAACTCGACCGGGCGGCTGGCCGACCCGCGCAGCTTCTGCATCCAGAAGACGCTCCAGGACATCGCGCATGGCGGGCCGACCGACCAGAATTTGATGTTTGCCGGGCACGCCGCGTACAACTTCAAGCGCGATCCGTTTTATTCGAACGGGTTCGTGCCGAGCGTGAAGCAGCTGGTCGACCGCATCCTGACCGGGGATTGA
- a CDS encoding glycosyltransferase family 4 protein has protein sequence MSIHILHLHSTFNYGGKEARAIRLMNAFGDRARHTIVSAMPDQLEARAYVAKTVQYEIAQNPPPLSGRPSVGRYEAIAKFMRRFDLVLTYNWGAIDGVMAARVFGKGLPPIVHHEDGFNADEAERLNPVRNMYRRFALPAANALVVPSHVLERVALKHWRQPADRVHRIANGVPTALFAGKSDAKLIPQLQKRREGEVFIGCVAGLRPVKDLPMLVRACGGLNTRFKLVILGEGPERQNILDAAEAMAIEDQVILPGFLPEAHRYMGLFDIFAMSSKSEQAPISVLEAMAAGLPVVAPQVGDIPKMVAEPNAQFLSERTEVSIRDRIETLAKHPDEAKRIGAANRERARALFDEAAMIASYARLYGEAMGRPGVLQ, from the coding sequence ATGTCGATCCACATCCTGCACCTGCATTCGACCTTCAACTATGGCGGCAAGGAAGCGCGCGCCATCCGGCTGATGAACGCGTTCGGCGACCGCGCCCGGCACACGATCGTCTCGGCGATGCCCGACCAGCTGGAGGCGCGGGCCTATGTCGCCAAGACCGTGCAATATGAGATCGCACAGAACCCGCCGCCGCTCTCGGGGAGGCCCTCGGTCGGGCGCTATGAGGCGATCGCCAAGTTCATGCGGCGCTTCGACCTGGTGCTGACCTATAATTGGGGCGCGATCGACGGAGTGATGGCGGCGCGGGTGTTCGGCAAGGGACTGCCGCCGATCGTGCACCATGAGGACGGGTTCAACGCCGACGAGGCCGAGCGGCTGAACCCGGTGCGCAACATGTATCGCCGCTTCGCGCTGCCCGCCGCCAACGCGCTGGTGGTGCCGAGCCATGTGCTCGAGCGGGTGGCGCTCAAGCATTGGCGCCAGCCGGCCGATCGGGTCCACCGCATCGCCAATGGCGTGCCGACCGCGCTGTTTGCGGGGAAATCCGACGCCAAGCTGATCCCGCAGCTGCAGAAGCGGCGCGAGGGCGAGGTCTTTATCGGCTGCGTTGCCGGGCTGCGGCCGGTCAAGGACCTGCCGATGCTGGTGCGCGCGTGCGGCGGGCTCAACACGCGCTTCAAGCTGGTGATCCTGGGCGAGGGGCCCGAGCGGCAGAACATCCTCGACGCGGCCGAGGCGATGGCGATCGAGGACCAAGTTATCCTGCCGGGATTCCTGCCCGAGGCGCACCGCTATATGGGCTTGTTCGACATCTTCGCGATGTCTTCCAAGAGCGAGCAGGCGCCGATCTCGGTGCTGGAAGCGATGGCGGCGGGGCTGCCGGTGGTGGCGCCACAGGTGGGCGACATCCCGAAGATGGTCGCCGAGCCGAACGCGCAATTCCTGTCCGAACGTACCGAGGTTTCGATCCGCGACCGCATCGAGACGCTGGCGAAGCATCCCGACGAAGCGAAACGTATCGGCGCGGCGAACCGCGAGCGCGCCCGTGCGTTGTTCGATGAAGCCGCGATGATCGCGTCCTATGCGCGGCTTTATGGCGAGGCGATGGGGCGGCCCGGCGTACTGCAGTAA
- a CDS encoding winged helix-turn-helix transcriptional regulator, which produces MQADNADDEDWREDCAPRRVLGLFATKWTSMLLHTLHARHGGAARTGALLRSLPGISKKMLTQTLREMEAIGLISRHVQSVVPPAVEYRLTELGERFVEPVALLYAWGRDNADALDALGRRPTARRA; this is translated from the coding sequence ATGCAGGCGGACAATGCCGACGACGAGGATTGGCGCGAGGATTGCGCGCCGCGGCGCGTGCTGGGGCTGTTCGCGACCAAATGGACGAGCATGCTGCTCCACACGCTGCACGCGCGGCATGGCGGCGCGGCGCGGACCGGGGCGCTGCTCCGGAGCCTGCCGGGCATCTCGAAGAAGATGCTGACGCAGACGCTGCGCGAGATGGAGGCGATCGGGCTGATCAGCCGGCATGTGCAGAGCGTGGTGCCGCCCGCGGTGGAATATCGGCTGACCGAATTGGGCGAACGCTTCGTCGAGCCGGTGGCGCTGCTCTATGCCTGGGGGCGCGACAATGCCGATGCGCTGGACGCGCTGGGGCGGCGGCCGACGGCGCGGCGGGCTTAG
- a CDS encoding SDR family oxidoreductase, whose protein sequence is MAKTALVVGASGIVGSATAALLVEQGWTVHGLARRPGAQPGVTPLAADLQDPAGTAAALQGVQPDAVFITTWLRQDSEAENIRVNSAMVRNLLDGLPKPSAPRHVALVTGLKHYLGPFESYGKGVLPQTPFREEQGRLDVENFYYAQEDEVFAAAARDGFTWSVHRPHTVIGKAVGNAMNMGTTLAVYATLCRETGRPFVFPGSQAQWSGLTDMTDAGQLARQLLWATETQAAHDEAFNIVNGDVFRWQWMWSRIAEWFGVEAAPFDGIVRPLEQQMADDAPLWRTIAEREGLAEPDLARLASPWHTDADLGRPLEVVTDMSKSRRLGFMAYQPTDDAFFALFERLRDDRLIP, encoded by the coding sequence ATGGCGAAAACCGCATTGGTCGTAGGCGCGAGCGGCATCGTCGGCAGCGCGACCGCCGCATTGCTGGTCGAGCAGGGCTGGACCGTCCACGGGCTCGCCCGCCGCCCCGGCGCGCAGCCCGGCGTCACCCCGCTCGCTGCCGATCTCCAGGATCCCGCCGGCACCGCCGCCGCGCTCCAGGGCGTCCAGCCCGACGCGGTGTTCATCACCACCTGGCTGCGCCAGGATAGCGAGGCGGAAAATATCCGCGTCAATTCGGCGATGGTCCGCAATCTGCTCGATGGCCTGCCCAAGCCCAGCGCCCCGCGCCACGTCGCGCTCGTCACCGGGCTCAAGCATTATCTCGGGCCGTTCGAATCCTATGGCAAGGGCGTGCTGCCCCAGACGCCGTTCCGCGAGGAACAGGGCCGGCTCGACGTCGAGAATTTCTATTACGCCCAGGAAGACGAAGTCTTCGCCGCCGCCGCGCGCGACGGCTTCACCTGGAGCGTCCACCGCCCGCACACCGTGATCGGCAAGGCCGTCGGCAACGCCATGAACATGGGCACCACCCTCGCCGTCTACGCCACCCTGTGCCGCGAGACCGGCCGCCCGTTCGTCTTCCCCGGCTCGCAGGCGCAGTGGAGCGGCCTCACCGACATGACCGACGCCGGCCAGCTCGCCCGCCAATTGCTCTGGGCGACTGAAACCCAGGCCGCCCACGACGAAGCGTTCAACATCGTCAATGGCGACGTCTTCCGCTGGCAGTGGATGTGGAGCCGCATCGCCGAATGGTTCGGGGTCGAGGCCGCGCCGTTCGACGGCATCGTCCGCCCGCTGGAGCAGCAGATGGCCGACGACGCCCCGCTCTGGCGCACCATCGCCGAACGCGAAGGCCTGGCCGAGCCCGATCTCGCCCGCCTGGCCTCCCCCTGGCACACCGACGCCGATCTCGGCCGCCCGCTCGAAGTCGTCACCGACATGTCCAAGAGCCGCCGCCTGGGCTTCATGGCCTACCAACCGACCGACGACGCCTTCTTCGCGCTGTTCGAGCGGCTGCGGGACGACCGGCTGATCCCCTGA